The nucleotide window CACGGTGCTCATGTCGATGCCGTAGAAGCACGGCGTCAGGATCGGCGGGCACGCGACCCGCACGTGCACCTCCGCCACGCCGCCCTGCTCGCGCAGGTGCCGCAGCAGGCTCTGCAGGGTGGTGCTGCGGACGATCGAGTCCTCGACCAAGAGCACCTTCTTGCCCTGGAGCACCTCCGGCAGCGGGGTGAACTTCAGCTTCACCTTGTCGGCGCGGTTGCCGCCCTCGATGAACGTGCGGCCGATGTAGCGGTTGCGGATCAGCCCCTCGACGCTCGGGATGCCGAGCGCGAACGCCATCGCGTCGGCCGCCGCCTTGCCGGTGTCGGGCACCGGCACCACCACCGTCTCGGACGGGTCGAGCGGCACGCGCCCGAGGGCCAGTTCCTGCTTCGCCAGCTCCTGCCCCAGCCGCGAGCGGCTCAGGTACACGCTCCGGTCGTCCAGGGTGCTGGCCACGTTGGCGAAGTAGATCCACTCGAAGAAGCAGTGCGCCGTCCGCTTGCTCTCCGCGAACCGGTGGACGCTGAGCTCGCCGTTCTGGATCAGGATCAGCTCGCCGGGCGCGAGCGACTTGATGCTGGTGCGCTTGAACCCGAGGTTCTGGAGGGCGACGCTCTCGCTGGCGGCGCCGAACAGCGGGCCGTCCTGGGCGTACACCAGCGGCCGGATGCCGACCGGGTCCCGCAGGACCACCATGTCGCCCATCGCGTTCAGGAACGTGAGGTTGTACGCGCCGTCGAACTTGGCCCCGAGCCGGCTGAAGACCTCGACCAGGTCCGGCCGGTCGTCCGCGCGCATCTCGTGCGCGAGGTAGTGCATGATGACTTCGGTGTCGTTGTCGCGGGTGAGGTGGTAGTCGTGGTTCTGGAGGAGCTGGTTGCGGAGGTCGGCGAAGTTGGTGAGCTGGCCGTTGAACGCGAACGCGAACCACTTCCACTTGCACCCGTGCCGCCGCTCGAACGGCTGGGCGTAGGCCCGGGTCTGGCCGCCGCAGGTGGCGTACCGGGTGTGCCCGATCGCGGCCCGCCCGGCGAAGTCCTCCATGATGCTCGCGTACTTCGACGGCTCGTTGATCCGGAACGCCTCGATGACGGTGCCGGTGTCCTTGTAGGTGTCGATGAGCTTGTCGCGGTCCGGGTTGTAGGTGGACATGCCCGCGGCGAGCTGGCCCCGGTTCTGAAGGTCGAGCAGCATCCGGGGCATCAGGCGCGACACCTGATCCGGTGCGCCGGTCCACACGGACGACTTCTCTCCGTGTTGGGGGAGGTAATACAACGCCGCCACGCCACATTCGTGGTGCAACTCGTCCATGTCACCGCCGGGTAGAAAAAGAAGAGCTGGGCGTGCGTCCCACGGATCAGAATATAGGTCGGTGTAGGTTTCGTGAACAATCGCAGTCCGCGAGTTCACCGACACATTTCGCCCGGAGCAGAACGCCCGCACCGGGTTGGATGAAGGCGCGAACCTGCGCGATTCCACCGGGCAACGAGCAAAGACCGATTGACCGTAAGGAGCAAAAGAGTAACGGCCGCGAACGCGCACAAAAAGCACAGAAGAGAGCGGGGAACCCCAGACAAAAGAGTGCGTTCAACCTCTTACCCCTACTTTCATTCTTTTGCGCCCTTTGTGCTCTTCCCTGGCTGTTGCTCTTTCTGACTTACTCTACTCTGACCAGTTTGCGGCCTTTCACCTTCTTCAATCCCGCCCGCTGCGGAACCCGCGCATGCCCTCCGGGGCCAGCGGCTGGAACAGCGACCCGCCGAGCCACCCGCCGACGAGCCCCGCCAGTGCAACCCCCACGAGCGCCCCGGCGACCGCGGCGGGCTCGGTCGGCGCCAGTTCGCCCAGCGACAGCTTGTCGAGCCAGAACGCGACCGGCACGAGCGCCTCCCCGCGGGCCGCGGTGGCGCCGAGCACGCCGACCCCGGCGATGCCGCCGGCCAGCAGCCCGTGACGGGGTCCGGCGCCGGTGTTCGCGCCCGCCAGCCCGGCCCCGCCCAGCAGCCCGAGCATCGCGACCTGCCAGGTGATGAACCGGGCCTGCCCCACGGTCCCCACCTTCAGCGCCCCTTCGGAATACCTTTGGGCTTGCTTCCGCACCTGATCGGCGCACGCCACCGACGCCACCATCAGGGCCGCCCCGACGAGAACCCGCGCCCAGGCCGTCGGGCGCCCGGAGTCGTTCGAGGTCGCGGCCGCGAACCGCAGCGAGCTGAGCTTGTGCGGCTCCGGAACCGGCATATCGAGGACCGGCACCGCGCCCCACACCCGGGTCGCGAACACGCCCGCCACCCCGCCCACCGCGACCAGCACCAGCGGTTGCAGGTACAGCACAAGGTCGCGGGCCGGCGCACCGGCCACCAGTTCTGCCCCGAGGAACAGCGCGCCGCACACCGCGCCGACGGTGGCGCCGAACACGAACCCGCCCCTCCGCCCGGCCGCCGCGAGCACCGCCCCGAAAATCACGGTGGCGATCTGCAGCCCGCCCACCACCAACAACCCGTCGAACGAGTTCCACAGGGCGTCGGGATCGGGGTGCGCGGCCAGCACCACGCCCATCGCGAACTTCCGCAGCCCGAGGTACAGCCCCAGCGCGAACACGGCCCCCACCGCCACCCGCCCGAGCGGTGCGGGCGCCGGCGGCTCCGGCGCCGGTTCCAGCGGCTGCGGCGCGACGGCCGCGTCGGTCTCGTGCGGCAGGAGGAGCAGCCCGCCGCACCGGGGGCACCGCTGCGTGCCGGCGTGCGCGGCCTGGCACTTCGGGCAGAACAGTTGCATGGCGGGTCGTACCGGTGGCGCCAGAGGTTCCGATTTCAGTCTAGAACGCAATTTGTGCCTGTGACGCATGCCGATACGAACCCACGCCCGCGCATGGACGGCAGAACCGTAAAAGGCCGACACGGCTTCGACCAAACCGCCTGAAACAAGGGCGGGAAAGTGCCCTCCCATTCGCAGGACATCGTTGACCGGCTCTTCCACGCATCGAGCGTTGTTCCACTGCGCAACTCCCACGCTGCGTTTCCCGAAGTCCGAATCGCGCATTGCCTGGCGACCGGTAATCAGCGCCCCCTGCCGATCGGAAGGAGATGTCGCCGGCACGATCAAAACCGCCATAAGACGCTCCCCCTAATTATCTTGCGCCGCAAAAACGGCGAGAATCCGTGGCCAATATCAGCTCGTCTAACGCCCTTATTTCGCGGCTCGGATGGCGAATTCGTGGGTAGCAGAGGCCCAGCAAATCGCCAGTCCGTGACCAGTCGGACGCCAGCGAATGTCCCGTCGGTGCCCCAGTCGAGATTCCTGCCAGTGCGGCGCGGGGTTCCGTTGTGGCGCCGAGTGAGCGAGAAGCGACGGAACCGCCCGTCAAGTAAGAGCCACGACCGGCGGAAACAACTCGCCTATCAGGCTGATGGCACCGGCTCGGCCGGGTCGGAATCGCATTCACGAACACGCGGGCGGAAACAACTCGCCTATCAGGCTGATGGCACCAGACGCGTTCGCCCCGTGGATGTGAAGCTCGAAGCCGATCGTGAACCGGAAGCCGGCGCACGCTTGAGGTTGTGGAGGGAATTCCCCTCTTTACTGATGCGTGCCGAACTGACCCTCCGGCGGCGGGATCGGTTTGCTCCGTATGCCGGGAGCGGGAAGACAGTCACCGATCTGAAGGTTGATTCGGGCGTGAACCGTTACCGCATGGGCCGCTGAAGCGCGCAGCGGGGATGTTTGTAGCGTTTGGGAACGAACCGTAACAGCTCTGGGCAATCAGCAGACGGAGCGGGCGAATTCAAATCTGAGCATTCGCTCACGCCACAAGCATGAGGCCATTGAATCCGGGCGGTCGCGTGTCGTCGTCCCGCCCCAGCGCCTTCCGCACGCGCTCCCCGAGGTCGTGAGCAGCGGCGCGCACGCGGGTCAGCACGCTCTCGCGCGGCTCTTGTGCGCGACCGCTCTCGGTGCTGTCTTGCGCCTGCGGTTTGTTGTCGGCGTTCATGGCGGTCCCTCCCAGGTGGAATCGGAAGTTGTGCATACCGCGCGCCCGGAGGCGGACATTCGTCAAAGGCAAAGGAACGAAGTTGAGCGAAGGTGGAATTCCCTGACGCACCGT belongs to Gemmata obscuriglobus and includes:
- a CDS encoding amidophosphoribosyltransferase, with the protein product MDELHHECGVAALYYLPQHGEKSSVWTGAPDQVSRLMPRMLLDLQNRGQLAAGMSTYNPDRDKLIDTYKDTGTVIEAFRINEPSKYASIMEDFAGRAAIGHTRYATCGGQTRAYAQPFERRHGCKWKWFAFAFNGQLTNFADLRNQLLQNHDYHLTRDNDTEVIMHYLAHEMRADDRPDLVEVFSRLGAKFDGAYNLTFLNAMGDMVVLRDPVGIRPLVYAQDGPLFGAASESVALQNLGFKRTSIKSLAPGELILIQNGELSVHRFAESKRTAHCFFEWIYFANVASTLDDRSVYLSRSRLGQELAKQELALGRVPLDPSETVVVPVPDTGKAAADAMAFALGIPSVEGLIRNRYIGRTFIEGGNRADKVKLKFTPLPEVLQGKKVLLVEDSIVRSTTLQSLLRHLREQGGVAEVHVRVACPPILTPCFYGIDMSTVKELFAPKFMSTKVPTVAEQDAMAKALGADSLFYLPVDAVARCIDLPTDRLCRACLTGDYPTAAGEQMYQLSLRNHATGGDSGRTYERPPEPLMCSVTDAGRT